The Sulfitobacter sp. SK011 genome contains the following window.
ATCTTTGTCGTGCTCGCCATCTGGACCTTTGTCAAAGCATGCCTTGGATGGACAAAGGTCGGCACCGGCATCACCCTGCGGCAATTCACCAGCCTGCTGCCGGGCTTGATCGTCGCCCTTGTCTATATCTTCTGGGCGGCCAAGGGATTGGGTTTTTACACCGCGACCGCAATCGCCTTTTTCATTCTGCTAAGTTTGTATGACCCGAATTCACATTCTGAAGTCAGATCATGGGTCAAACGCGTCATCATCACGGCCTGCTTTATGGTCGTTATGTACCTTCTCTTCGCAACACTTCTCAAAGTGTACACACCGCGAGAGATATTCTTCTGAACCGCAAGGGCGGCAGATCACACATTCCAGGGAGGAAACAACGATGAAGAAGTTACTAGCCGGGGCCGCAATGGCCATTTTGGGCCTGACAGGGGCGGCATACGCAGATGGGCATGGCAACTTTCCAGACCGCCCAATTATGATGATGGTCAGCTATGGCGCTGGGGGTGCAACTGATTTTCAGGCCCGCATCGTGACAATGACCGCCGGGAACGAGGACGCGCTGGGCATGCCCATCGCCATCCTGAACAAACCCGGTGCGGGTGGCCGTGTCGGATGGAACTGGTTCGCGACACAGGCTGACGCCGATGGCTACACCCTTGGTGCCTATAACATTCCGCACTTTATCGCCCAATCGATCAAAGGCGGCGTTGAGTATTCCGCAGACAGCTTTGAACCGATTGCCAACTGGGGTGCGGACCCTGCAGTTCTGATTGTCGGTGCCGACAGCGCATTCAACACGCTGCAAGATGTGGTTGATTTTGCCAAAGCCAATCCGGGTAAACTGACAACCTCCGGTGCCGGTCTTTTTGTGGGCCACCACATCGCGGCCCTTCAAATGGAAAAAGCGGGCGACATGAAAATCGCCTTCATCCCGACCAAAGGCGGCGGTGCCGCAGCGATGAAGGCAGTGATTGCCGGAGAGGTTATGGCAGGCATCAACAACCTGTCTGATGCGTTCCGCGCCGCAGAAGCAGGGAATGTCAAAATCCTCGCGGTGGCTGATCTGGAGCGGAATGAATTTCTGCCAGATGTACCGACAATGAAAGAGGCCGGGCTGGATGTTGATAACGCATCCGTCAACTTTCGCGGCATCATGGTGCCCAAAGGGACGCCTGAAGCAATCATCGAGAAGCTGGCGGCAACAGTTCCGTTGATGTTTGAAAACAGCAGAGTGACCGGCAAGATGAAATCAGGTGGATCGCCCATGCACATCATGAACCGTGATGAGGTCAAAGCGATGTGGGCCGCGCGTGAAGAAAGCCTCAAGGAACTGCTTTCAGGTCTTTGACAAAACCTGACCACCAGCCCGCGCTGGCGGGGTGATGGTCGCCCCACTAACCCTGAATTAGGACACGCCCAATGAATGCCCATGATGACCTTGCCGACGTCGATGCCGTTGTCGCCAGTGCCCGTGTTGCACAGCAGGCATTTGAGGCAGGCGGATCGCAGCAACGCTATGACCGTGCTGCACAGGCTGCCGCCTGGGCCATCATGGAGCCTGCGCGGAACCGCAAGCTGGCTGAGCTTTCAGTGACAACCACGGGCTTGGGCAATGTGCCCGACAAGATCACCAAAAATCATCGCAAGACTCTGGGTCTGATGCGCGATATCGCAGATGCTAAAACCTTTGGCGTCATTTCCAACAACACCGAAACCGGCATCACCGAAATCGCCCGCCCCATCGGGGTGATCGGCGCGGTAGTGCCCTCAACAAATCCGGCTGCAACGCCTGCCAATAACATCATCAATGCGCTGAAATGCGGCAACGCCATTGTACTGTCGCCCTCGCCGAAAGGCGTTCCAGCCTGCGTGGCATTGCTTGCGTATATCCACGCAGAATTTGACAAGATTGGCGAAGACAAAATGCTGGTTCAGATGATCCCCGGTAAAGGATCGAAAGAGAAAACCCAGAGATTGCTTGAGATCAGCGACATGATTGTCGTGACCGGCAGCCAAAACAACGTCAGGCGCGCTTATACCAGCGGCACTCCGGCCTTGGCCGTAGGGGCAGGCAACGTCACCGTGATCATCGATGAAACCGCCGATCTGGATGCTGCCGCAGAAAAAATCACCGCCTCCAAGACTTTTGACAATGCAACCTCATGCTCGTCTGAAAATGCGATTGTCGTTGTGGATGCCGTCTATGACGGGTTTGTCGCCGCGCTTGCGAAAGCTGGCGGCGCACTGGTGAAAGATGAAGCTCAGATAGTTTCAAAACTTTGGCCAGATGGCCATCTGAACCGATCTGTCATCGCACAGGATGCGGACAAGATGCTGGCCGCGCTCGGTATGACCAATGAGGTGCCGTCGGACACCAGGTTTCTGGCAGTTGAGACAACAGGGATCGGGCCAGAATACCCTTTGTCGGGCGAGAAACTGTCGCGTGTCGCGGCGCTTTACCGTGCTGCGGATTTTGAGGATGCATTGTCTCTCACAGCCAAAATCCTTGCGCATCAGGGTGCCGGTCATTCAGTGGGCCTGCATTCAACCGACGACGGACGCGCACTTGCACTGGGCCGCGTGTTGCCAACCTGCCGGGTGATCGTCAATCAGGCGCATTGTTTTGCCACGGGGGGTGCCTTTAACAATGGGATGCCATTTTCCCTTTCCATGGGCTGCGGGTCTTGGGGCGGCAATTCGATAGATGATAATCTGCATTGGAAACATTTCATGCAGACCACCAAAATCATTCGCGAAATCCCGACACGAGAACCTTCGGTCGAGGATATTTTCGCAGGCTATTGGGCTGACGTCGGCGCATGATCCTGTCTGCTGAAACGCCGCCACAGGGCACCGTTCGGGATTGGCTCAATACACGGGCTGCAACCGATGGTCCGGCATTTGTTTTTCCGGCGGGTGATGATGATGCTTTGAGTTGGGCCGATCTGCGGGATCACGCAGCCCGGATTGCCGCGCACCTCACGGCACAGGGCATCAAAAAAGGCGAAAGTGTAGCGTTGATGCAGCCCAATTGCCGCGACGGTGTGCTGGCGCTTTATGGCGTTCTTTACGGCGGCTTTCGCGCGACAATGATCAACCTTGTCGCTGGTACCAGCGCCATAAGGTATGCGCTGGACCACAGCGAGGCACGGTACGCTTTCGTACATCAAGATGCGCAGGCGATCTTTGATCAGGCGGCCAGACCGGGACAAATCAGCCAGGTCCACATCAATGGCTCTGATACCGCACAGTTGGTTGATCTTGCCCCGACCGATCAGGCCTTGCTGATGTATACTTCTGGTACAACCGGTCAGCCCAAAGGCGTGGTGCACACCCATGCCAGTCTGCTTGCCGGCGGCTGGACCACGGCGATCGCACATGGCTTGACGCCTTCGGATTGCGGTCTTTGTGTGCTGCCGATCTATCACATCAATGGGTTGTGCGTGACCCTCATGGGGGCGCTTGTGTCGGGTGGGACTGTCGCGATGTGCCCCAGGTTTTCGGCAAGCCAATTCTGGGACCACGCCAGTTCTGCCAAGGCAACGTGGTTTTCAGTTGTGCCAACGATCATCTCGCATCTGCTGCACGCAGAGGCCAACCCAGATGCAAAGACCCGCGCGGCATTGCGCTTTGGACGCTCGGCATCCTCCGCTTTGTCGCCCGACGTGCAGACCGCGTTTGAAACGCGATTTGGCGTCGCGATTGTCGAGACAATGGGTCTGACCGAAACCGCGGCACAGATATTGTCCAACCCTTTGCCCCCCGGTGTTCGCAAAATTGGCTCGCCGGGATTGGCCTTTGGCAACGAGGTTTGCATCCTATCCAATGACCTCAAGCCCATGCCTGTCGATCAGGAAGGCGAGATTTGTGTGCGCGGCCCAAATGTCATGCTCGAATACCTCAAAAATCCGGACGCCACCGCCCGGTCGTTCACGCCTGACGGATGGCTGCGCACCGGTGATCTGGGATGCAAGGATGCGGATGGCTATCTCTTTGTCACTGGGCGCTTGAAAGAACTGATCATCAAAGGCGGCGAAAACATTGCCCCGCGCGAGATTGACGAGGCACTTTATTCGCATGCGGATGTGATTGAGGCGGCAGCGTTTGCGCGGCCCTGCACAAGTTATGGGGAGCGGGTTGAGGCGGCCGTCAAGATCAAGGCAGGGTCAACTCTGACCAATCTGGATTTGATTGAGCTTTGCAGCAAAAAGATTGGTGCCTTCAAGGCACCCGATGTCGTGCATATTCTGGATGACCTGCCAAAAGGACCATCCGGAAAGATCCAACGCCTCAAGATTGCAGAGCTGACCCGTGGTGATTGATCACGGCGCGATCAACTCGTCCAAATGGTCGCGACCCCGCGCCAACAGCACCTCATAAGATGCGGCATCCATGTTTGCCCCACAAATGACGACACCGATCTTTTGACCAAGCAGTCGCGCACGCAATGGCCCGATCATCCCTGCTATCGCCGCCCCAGCCGCAGGCTCAACAGCCAGCTTGGCCTCTTGTTGCAGAACCACCATCCCTGCGCAGATCTGGTCGTCTGTTACGGTCACAATTTCATCGACATAAGCCGCACAGAGCGCGTAGCCGAACGGCAGGGCCATCGGTGGCGCGAGGCTGTCAGCAATGGTCATAACCTTGTCCAGCGCAATTGGCTGACCTGCTGCAAGGCTACGTGACATGCTGTCCGCGCCGGTTGGTTCAACACCAAAGACCTTGCACTTTGGGTTCACGGCCTTGATCGCGGCTGCGACCCCGCTGATCAGCCCGCCACCGCCAACCGACACGATGACGGCATCAAGTTCAGGCACATCCTGGATCAATTCCAACCCGACGCCCGACGCGCCAAGCGTAGTGTCGATCCCCTCAAACGGGTGAATGAAGGTTCGGCCCTCCTCACGCGACAGGCGCTCAGCCTCGGCAAAGGTGTCTGGTCCGGGGTCGCGCAAAATCACGTCAGCCTGTTCGGCCCTGGCACGGGCAATCCGAAAGGGGTTCGCGGTATTCTGCATCACAACTTTGGCTGACATGCCACATTGCCGTGCTGCCCAAGCTGCTGCAATTGCATGGTTTCCGGCACTTGCCGCCGTGATCCCCGCACCAAGCCGATCCTCGGGTATCTGCCGCGCAACAGACAGCGCACCCCGCGCTTTGAACGTTCCCGTATGCTGAAAGCATTCAAGCTTTAGAAATACGGAACCGCCCCCCATAAGATCACCGATCAAGGGCGTTTTCAGCGGTACGACAGGCGTGCGGAGCACCGCATCACTGAGGGAAACAGCGCGGGTTGTCATGGCCTCCAACGTAACACCGTCGTTCTTAATGTTTGCCATATCTTGTATTTCCTCAATGACTTATGCTTAGCTGTATTGCGCAGGGCTTCTGGCTTCCAAGTCAATAGCCGATCGCGATAAATGCTTGGCCGTATAGCAAGCTGAGTATTGAGGTTAATGGTCTGGTGGACTGGTGCTTGGGCGCACCGTGCACTTTTGGTAACGTTCGCCCAAGCGACAGAGGAAGCATTGATGACGTCAAAGAATATCACCCCGGTTATTTTGTGCGGCGGTTCTGGCACACGTCTTTGGCCAGTGTCCCGCAAAAGTTTTCCCAAACAGTTCATTGCACTTGTTGGCAAAGGAAGCCTGTTTCAGCAATCCAGCGAACGCCTGTCTGGCGCTGGGTTTGCGGCACCGCTGATTGTCACCAATTCTGATTTCAGATTTATCGCGACCCAACAATTGTCCGAGATGGACATTGATCCCGGTGCCGTCCTGATCGAACCGCAGGCGCGCAATACAGCACCTGCACTGTTGGCGGCGGCACTGGTTCTCGCGCAGACTGATCCTGATGGTTTGATGCTGGCCGCCCCGTCAGACCACTATATCACCCAAGCGGATGTATTCCGAGACAGCGTACTGCGCGGGATCGCCGCCGCAGAGGCGGGGCAAATCGTGACCTTTGGTATCACGCCGGATCGTCCTGAAACCGGATATGGCTATCTCGAACTGGGCAGCGGCAAGGTCAACGGGGTTGTCCCCCTGAAACGCTTTGTCGAGAAACCGCATTTGGCCGAGGCGGAGCGGATGCTGGCCGCTGGCGACTACCTGTGGAATGCAGGTATTTTCATGTACACGGCACAGACGCTGATTGATGCCTTTGCTGAACACGCGCCTGATACGCTTACGCACGTGCGCGCTGCGGTAGAAGCCGCACAGACCGATCTGGGTTTCCTCCGCCTTGATCCAGACGCATGGGCAAAATGTGCCGATATTTCCGTGGATTTTGCGATCATGGAAAAGGTGAGCAATCTTTCGGTGATCCAACACAAGGGCGATTGGTCTGATTTGGGGGGCTGGAATGCGGTGCATCAGCACGCCGAGATAGATACAGACGGCGTCGCAACACAAGGCGCGTCCTATGCCATCGACTGCAAGGATACATTGCTGCGTTCTGATAATGAGGCGCTGCAATTGGTTGGGCTTGGGCTTGAGAACATCGTCGCAGTGGCCATGCCCGATGCGGTTCTGGTCGCGCATCGTGACCGGGTCGCGGATCTGGGTGATGTGGTCAAGGAAATGCGCAAATCCGCGATCCCACAGGCGGATACCTTTCCCAAGGATCACCGGCCCTGGGGCTTCTTTGAGACATTGATCATGGCGGGTCGTTTTCAGGTAAAGCGTATCGTTGTGACGCCCGGTGCGGCGCTCAGCTTGCAAAGCCATGTGCATAGGTCTGAACATTGGATCGTCGTCGCCGGGACCGCCAAAGTCACGATCAATGAAACGGTTCAATTGGTCAGCGAAAATGAAAGTGTCTACATTCCGGTTGGGGCGGTGCACCGCATGGAAAACCCCGGGAAATTACCGATGGAATTGATCGAGGTGCAGACCGGCAGTTATTTGGGCGAGGACGACATTGTGCGCTATGAAGATGTCTATGCCCGTGGGCAGGGTGCAAAGGGATAACTGCCTTTTTAGGGTCTGTTATTTCGCTAAGCCTCGGATTTGGGTTCGGTTGCTCCAAGAGGATAGCGGTCGAGGGCCACAAACATGCCGTCCGTCCGCTCAGCGACAAGGGTCAAGCTGTTGATCACGAAAGGCTGTGGGATCATGGGCGTGATCAATGGATCAAGCGCCGAGATCACCTTTGACAGTGTCACTTTATCAAGTTTGCCAGTCAGTGTGATGTGGAACTTGAATGCGTCCATAACGTGAGGGTACCCCCAGTTCCGCAGGTTTTCTTTCTGGGCAGGCGACAAATTGGCGCGGCATCGACGGGCATATTCACTCTCGGTAAAAGGCGCGCGAAAGCCGTCCAGCGTTTTGACGACCTCGGCGGCAAGATCATTCAACTCTACCGCATCCCCCACAGGATATAACGCCAAAAACCGTCCGAGCGTGGTCAGCATAAGCCTGTCGAGCATCACAGGCTGCAAGTCCTGACACAGCAATGCCAAAGCATTCTTCAATGCCTGCTCGTTGGTACCTTCAGCCAGCTGAAAAGGCGGTTTGATCGTCCCGTGCAGCCCATACTTCCGCGGCACTTTAGTTATCGACGAGATGTCGAGACCATCCAAATCGGGGTGTCCCACGCGTTTTGCCAACGCAATATCCCACCCCAGCCAAGCCGCGCCGAATTCAGCAAGCGGGCACGGTGGCAATGTGTAATAGATGGCATAGCGGGTGAACACGTGGCATTTGTCCTTTTTGGGCTAAGTAACGGAACCATAGCGGTCAATTGCCAGTCCAGACCAGCTTTGCCAAGGAGCAGGCGATTGCGTGCAGAGAAAATCCCGGTGAGAATCTTACCGCCGAACACAAATCCAAGACCGTGACTATTGCGGAACACCCTTATTTATTGATGGTTTAGCGCTAACATTCTCCGAAAATATAATGTAAGGCCCCTGTAACTGGTTGCGAATGGGGCATTCTGGGTGAATGAACAGCGCGTGACTGACTTTTATCCAAAGAGATCGCTATGCCTGAGTACACCCAACCTATCGCAACCGTAGATGTCCTGCGCGACGATATCTTGCGGCATCTAACGCTATCGCTGGGCAAAGACGCAGAGCATGCAAGCCTCTATGACTGGCGGATGTCGTTGTCGCTGGCACTGCGTGATCGGGTTGTTGAGCCATGGTTCGCGTCCACCCGCAAAACCTATGAGGGCAAGAACAAGCGGGTTTATTACCTGTCGATGGAGTTTCTGATTGGCCGGTTGATCGAAGACGTCACAATCAATCTGGACGTAGAAGGTATTGCACGTGACGCCATGGCAACACTGGGTCAGGACTATGAAACCGTTGTTGCAGATGAACCTGACGCTGCACTTGGCAATGGTGGGCTGGGTCGTTTGGCGGCCTGTTTCATGGACAGCCTGTCAACGTTATCGATTCCCGCCTATGGCTATGGCATTCGCTATGAACACGGCCTGTTCGAGCAGCATTTTCAGGATGGTCAACAGATTGAAACCGCGGAAGGTTGGCTTGCACAACGTCACGCGTGGGAATTCGAACGCCCGGAGGTCGCCTATAAGATTCACTTTGGCGGGTATGTCAGCGAAACGGATGGCAAGGCAAACTGGAACCCTGCGGAAACGGTCCTGGCAATGGCCTATGACACCCCGACGGTGGGTTGGAAGGGCAAATGGGCCAATACCCTGCGCCTTTGGGCTGCCAAACCCATCAAGCTTTTCGATCTCGAAAGCTTTAACCGCGGCGATTACGTCGGTGCGAACGCACCCGAGCGGTTGGCCAGAACCATCTCTCGTGTTTTGTACCCTGACGACACCACCGAAGATGGCAAAGAATTGCGGCTGAAGCAGGAATATTTCTTTACCTCCGCATCAATCAAAGACCTGTTGCGGCGGTTTTTGTCCGAAGGTCACAAGATCGAAGACCTGCACAAGATGGTCGCGATCCAGCTTAACGACACGCACCCTGCAATCGCTGGACCCGAATTGGTGCGCCTGTTGATCGACAAGCATGATTTCGATCTGGATCAGGCCATCGATATGGCACGTAAATGTCTGGGTTACACCAATCACACATTGCTTCCCGAGGCATTGGAAAGCTGGCCAGAAGGCCTTTTTGCACGGATATTGCCGCGTCATCATCGGATCATTGAAATGATCCAGGAGCGCCATTTGGCCGCAACAGGGTCTGATATTCGGATCATTGAGCACGGCAACGTCAAAATGGGCGAACTGGCCTTTATCATGGCGCATAGGGTGAATGGAGTGTCGGCGCTGCATTCCGAATTGGTCAAGGAAACCGTGTTCGCCGATCTGCACAAAGCCTATCCTGATCGCATCCTCAACCAGACAAACGGGATCACGCCACGCCGTTGGCTCTATTCATGTAACCCAGCGCTGCGCGGCCTGATCAACGACACCATTGGCACCAGTT
Protein-coding sequences here:
- a CDS encoding tripartite tricarboxylate transporter TctB family protein, which encodes MSDLSMPRLQHILASGAVAAVGVWITYISYTQQPSEAFLFPRLIATIFVVLAIWTFVKACLGWTKVGTGITLRQFTSLLPGLIVALVYIFWAAKGLGFYTATAIAFFILLSLYDPNSHSEVRSWVKRVIITACFMVVMYLLFATLLKVYTPREIFF
- a CDS encoding AMP-binding protein, with amino-acid sequence MILSAETPPQGTVRDWLNTRAATDGPAFVFPAGDDDALSWADLRDHAARIAAHLTAQGIKKGESVALMQPNCRDGVLALYGVLYGGFRATMINLVAGTSAIRYALDHSEARYAFVHQDAQAIFDQAARPGQISQVHINGSDTAQLVDLAPTDQALLMYTSGTTGQPKGVVHTHASLLAGGWTTAIAHGLTPSDCGLCVLPIYHINGLCVTLMGALVSGGTVAMCPRFSASQFWDHASSAKATWFSVVPTIISHLLHAEANPDAKTRAALRFGRSASSALSPDVQTAFETRFGVAIVETMGLTETAAQILSNPLPPGVRKIGSPGLAFGNEVCILSNDLKPMPVDQEGEICVRGPNVMLEYLKNPDATARSFTPDGWLRTGDLGCKDADGYLFVTGRLKELIIKGGENIAPREIDEALYSHADVIEAAAFARPCTSYGERVEAAVKIKAGSTLTNLDLIELCSKKIGAFKAPDVVHILDDLPKGPSGKIQRLKIAELTRGD
- a CDS encoding threonine/serine dehydratase, coding for MANIKNDGVTLEAMTTRAVSLSDAVLRTPVVPLKTPLIGDLMGGGSVFLKLECFQHTGTFKARGALSVARQIPEDRLGAGITAASAGNHAIAAAWAARQCGMSAKVVMQNTANPFRIARARAEQADVILRDPGPDTFAEAERLSREEGRTFIHPFEGIDTTLGASGVGLELIQDVPELDAVIVSVGGGGLISGVAAAIKAVNPKCKVFGVEPTGADSMSRSLAAGQPIALDKVMTIADSLAPPMALPFGYALCAAYVDEIVTVTDDQICAGMVVLQQEAKLAVEPAAGAAIAGMIGPLRARLLGQKIGVVICGANMDAASYEVLLARGRDHLDELIAP
- a CDS encoding aldehyde dehydrogenase family protein; amino-acid sequence: MNAHDDLADVDAVVASARVAQQAFEAGGSQQRYDRAAQAAAWAIMEPARNRKLAELSVTTTGLGNVPDKITKNHRKTLGLMRDIADAKTFGVISNNTETGITEIARPIGVIGAVVPSTNPAATPANNIINALKCGNAIVLSPSPKGVPACVALLAYIHAEFDKIGEDKMLVQMIPGKGSKEKTQRLLEISDMIVVTGSQNNVRRAYTSGTPALAVGAGNVTVIIDETADLDAAAEKITASKTFDNATSCSSENAIVVVDAVYDGFVAALAKAGGALVKDEAQIVSKLWPDGHLNRSVIAQDADKMLAALGMTNEVPSDTRFLAVETTGIGPEYPLSGEKLSRVAALYRAADFEDALSLTAKILAHQGAGHSVGLHSTDDGRALALGRVLPTCRVIVNQAHCFATGGAFNNGMPFSLSMGCGSWGGNSIDDNLHWKHFMQTTKIIREIPTREPSVEDIFAGYWADVGA
- a CDS encoding glycogen/starch/alpha-glucan phosphorylase gives rise to the protein MPEYTQPIATVDVLRDDILRHLTLSLGKDAEHASLYDWRMSLSLALRDRVVEPWFASTRKTYEGKNKRVYYLSMEFLIGRLIEDVTINLDVEGIARDAMATLGQDYETVVADEPDAALGNGGLGRLAACFMDSLSTLSIPAYGYGIRYEHGLFEQHFQDGQQIETAEGWLAQRHAWEFERPEVAYKIHFGGYVSETDGKANWNPAETVLAMAYDTPTVGWKGKWANTLRLWAAKPIKLFDLESFNRGDYVGANAPERLARTISRVLYPDDTTEDGKELRLKQEYFFTSASIKDLLRRFLSEGHKIEDLHKMVAIQLNDTHPAIAGPELVRLLIDKHDFDLDQAIDMARKCLGYTNHTLLPEALESWPEGLFARILPRHHRIIEMIQERHLAATGSDIRIIEHGNVKMGELAFIMAHRVNGVSALHSELVKETVFADLHKAYPDRILNQTNGITPRRWLYSCNPALRGLINDTIGTSWQEDLEKLQDLNAHLDDGAFQKAFRDAKTQNKHHLARWLKDRDDVTLNTDAMFDIQIKRIHEYKRQHMNILETIALWNEIRDNPMGNWTPRVKIFGGKAAPGYALAKSIIRLINDVAATINNDPLTRDLLQVIYPENYNVSMAEILIPASDLSEQISTAGKEASGTGNMKLSLNGSPTIGTLDGANVEIRDHVGAENFFLFGLTAAQAQEARTHHGYARRAIENSPRLRRVLGQIADGVFSGGDRSRYSSILTNLWEHDYFLVSCDFDDYFAKQREVDAVYQDVTRWTRMAAANTAGMGWFSSDRTIRGYAHDIWGVTSVR
- a CDS encoding mannose-1-phosphate guanylyltransferase/mannose-6-phosphate isomerase, encoding MTSKNITPVILCGGSGTRLWPVSRKSFPKQFIALVGKGSLFQQSSERLSGAGFAAPLIVTNSDFRFIATQQLSEMDIDPGAVLIEPQARNTAPALLAAALVLAQTDPDGLMLAAPSDHYITQADVFRDSVLRGIAAAEAGQIVTFGITPDRPETGYGYLELGSGKVNGVVPLKRFVEKPHLAEAERMLAAGDYLWNAGIFMYTAQTLIDAFAEHAPDTLTHVRAAVEAAQTDLGFLRLDPDAWAKCADISVDFAIMEKVSNLSVIQHKGDWSDLGGWNAVHQHAEIDTDGVATQGASYAIDCKDTLLRSDNEALQLVGLGLENIVAVAMPDAVLVAHRDRVADLGDVVKEMRKSAIPQADTFPKDHRPWGFFETLIMAGRFQVKRIVVTPGAALSLQSHVHRSEHWIVVAGTAKVTINETVQLVSENESVYIPVGAVHRMENPGKLPMELIEVQTGSYLGEDDIVRYEDVYARGQGAKG
- a CDS encoding tripartite tricarboxylate transporter substrate binding protein, producing MKKLLAGAAMAILGLTGAAYADGHGNFPDRPIMMMVSYGAGGATDFQARIVTMTAGNEDALGMPIAILNKPGAGGRVGWNWFATQADADGYTLGAYNIPHFIAQSIKGGVEYSADSFEPIANWGADPAVLIVGADSAFNTLQDVVDFAKANPGKLTTSGAGLFVGHHIAALQMEKAGDMKIAFIPTKGGGAAAMKAVIAGEVMAGINNLSDAFRAAEAGNVKILAVADLERNEFLPDVPTMKEAGLDVDNASVNFRGIMVPKGTPEAIIEKLAATVPLMFENSRVTGKMKSGGSPMHIMNRDEVKAMWAAREESLKELLSGL
- a CDS encoding DUF1045 domain-containing protein — its product is MFTRYAIYYTLPPCPLAEFGAAWLGWDIALAKRVGHPDLDGLDISSITKVPRKYGLHGTIKPPFQLAEGTNEQALKNALALLCQDLQPVMLDRLMLTTLGRFLALYPVGDAVELNDLAAEVVKTLDGFRAPFTESEYARRCRANLSPAQKENLRNWGYPHVMDAFKFHITLTGKLDKVTLSKVISALDPLITPMIPQPFVINSLTLVAERTDGMFVALDRYPLGATEPKSEA